The segment GCGAAGTCGCCCGGGTCGAGGGCGTTGACCTCGTCTTGGGCAACGACAAGAAGGCCCGGCTCCTCGACTACCTCGAGCTGGGGCGCCCCGAGCGGCCGATGATCGAGGTCGACGACATCTTCCGGCAGACCGAGCTCGAGACCTTCGGGATGGCGAGCTACTCCAAGAACACCCGCGCCTTCGTCAAGATCCAGGACGGCTGCAATCAATTCTGCACCTTCTGCATCATCCCCTACGCCCGCGGCCGCAACCGCAGCATCCCGATCCCGCGGGTCCTGGAGGAGCTGCGCTCCTTGAGCGAGCGCGGTTTCCGCGAGGCCGTCCTCACCGGCATCCACATCGGCACCTACGGCCACGATCGCGAGCCGGCGACCAGCCTGCTGGAGCTGCTGCGGGCGATCGAGGCGACCCAGCCCATTCACCGCGTGCGCGTCTCCTCCATCGACCCGGAGGAGGTGAGCGAGGAGATGGTCGAGCTCTTCGCGGGCTCGCGGGTCCTCTGTCCGCACCTCCATATTCCGCTCCAGGCCGGGGACGACGAAATTTTACGCCTGATGCGTCGGCGCTACACGGTCGCCGAGTTCGCCGGGCTCTGCGAACGGCTCGCAGCGAAGATTCCGCGCCTCTGCATCGGCACCGACGTCATCGTGGGCTTCCCCTACGAGGACGAGGCGCGCTTCGAAAACACCTACGCCCTGCTGCGCGACGGGC is part of the Deltaproteobacteria bacterium PRO3 genome and harbors:
- the mtaB gene encoding tRNA (N(6)-L-threonylcarbamoyladenosine(37)-C(2))-methylthiotransferase MtaB gives rise to the protein MQETQENHDGRTTVAFATLGCKANQYDSSFLEAQLRARRFRLVDFKEKADIYIINTCTVTDRADLDSRNLIRRAARRNPEAFKIATGCYAQTKPGEVARVEGVDLVLGNDKKARLLDYLELGRPERPMIEVDDIFRQTELETFGMASYSKNTRAFVKIQDGCNQFCTFCIIPYARGRNRSIPIPRVLEELRSLSERGFREAVLTGIHIGTYGHDREPATSLLELLRAIEATQPIHRVRVSSIDPEEVSEEMVELFAGSRVLCPHLHIPLQAGDDEILRLMRRRYTVAEFAGLCERLAAKIPRLCIGTDVIVGFPYEDEARFENTYALLRDGPVHYFHVFPFSPKRGTKAAQMLGQVPPTLKKAHAARLRALSEVKSAEFRARFVGEEVEVLLERAEDVCQNGGHSEAVWTGFSENYLPVAVTTDSGFSGKLVRCRLEAKEGGNLAGKDQPGREKTAEGL